In Nomia melanderi isolate GNS246 chromosome 4, iyNomMela1, whole genome shotgun sequence, the following are encoded in one genomic region:
- the LOC116425454 gene encoding protein Loquacious-like isoform X2, with product MEEIHQPQQVGPNVMACVVGVPNHSNNVNRRGRVRYSLHSLMVEKLPLSEAAQLEMKSLCSKTPVSILQELLSRRGTTPKYELIQVEGAIHEPIFRYRVTVADIVAMGTGKSKKEAKHAAARAVLDKLCRLNSETPDSPLPNNIPDSENLPELPGYGEEKIITNPIGALQEMCMSRHWPPPKYTMENEEGLPHERQFTIVCSILKYREVGQGKSKKVAKRHAAHKMWRALHDVNCENPTLDEDEVLQRNANVSARYADLKGSKISTLTTIHSLKVSQFHKSLKSSTGVKLFELQNTCLNDGDVNLVQFLQEIASEQQFEVTYVDIEEKSISGKCQCLVQLSTLPVAVCYGCGVTSKDAQASAAQNALEYLKIMTKK from the exons ATGGAGGAAATACATCAACCACAACAGGTTGGGCCTAATGTAATGGCCTGTGTAGTTGGGGTTCCTAACCATTCAAATAACGTTAACCGGCGTGGTAGAGTTCGTTATTCATTACACAGTTTAATGGTAGAAAAACTTCCATTAAGTGAGGCTGCTCAGTTGGAGATGAAATCACTATGCAGTAAAACACCAGTTTCGATTCTTCAGGAATTACTTTCTCGTAGAGGCACAACACCAAAGTATGAACTAATACAAGTAGAGGGTGCCATACATGAGCCTATTTTTCGTTACCGTGTCACTGTTGCTGATATTGTTG CAATGGGTACTGGAAAATCAAAGAAGGAGGCCAAACATGCAGCTGCACGAGCTGTATTGGATAAGTTGTGTAGATTAAATAGCGAAACACCAGATTCTCCACTTCCAAATAATATACCAGA TTCAGAGAATCTACCAGAGTTACCTGGATATGGAGAAGAAAAAATAATCACAAATCCAATTGGTGCATTGCAAGAAATGTGTATGTCACGTCACTGGCCTCCGCCAAAATATACAATGGAAAACGAGGAGGGTCTGCCACATGAAAGACAGTTTACTATTGTTTGCtctattttaaaatatcgtGAGGTTGGTCaaggaaaaagtaaaaaagttGCAAAAAGGCATGCGGCTCATAAAATGTGGCGAGCTCTACATGATGTGAATTGTGAAAATCCTACTCTAGATGAAGATGAG GTTTTACAAAGAAATGCAAATGTGAGTGCCCGTTATGCAGATCTGAAAGGTAGCAAAATTTCAACGTTAACAACTATTCATAGCCTTAAAGTTTCACAATTTCATAAAAGTCTGAAGTCATCGACTGGTGTTAAACTATTTGAACTACAG AATACGTGTTTAAATGACGGTGATGTAAATTTGGTGCAATTTTTGCAAGAGATAGCTTCAGAGCAGCAATTCGAAGTAACTTATGTTGATATTGAAGAAAAGTCTATCAGTG gAAAATGCCAGTGCCTTGTGCAACTGTCTACATTACCAGTGGCAGTTTGCTATGGTTGTGGTGTTACTAGTAAAGATGCTCAAGCCAGTGCTGCTCAAAACGCTTTGGAATATCTGAAAATCATGACCAAAAAGTGA
- the LOC116425454 gene encoding protein Loquacious-like isoform X3 — protein sequence MEEIHQPQQVGPNVMACVVGVPNHSNNVNRRGRVRYSLHSLMVEKLPLSEAAQLEMKSLCSKTPVSILQELLSRRGTTPKYELIQVEGAIHEPIFRYRVTVADIVDPIVSAMGTGKSKKEAKHAAARAVLDKLCRLNSETPDSPLPNNIPDSENLPELPGYGEEKIITNPIGALQEMCMSRHWPPPKYTMENEEGLPHERQFTIVCSILKYREVGQGKSKKVAKRHAAHKMWRALHDVNCENPTLDEDENTCLNDGDVNLVQFLQEIASEQQFEVTYVDIEEKSISGKCQCLVQLSTLPVAVCYGCGVTSKDAQASAAQNALEYLKIMTKK from the exons ATGGAGGAAATACATCAACCACAACAGGTTGGGCCTAATGTAATGGCCTGTGTAGTTGGGGTTCCTAACCATTCAAATAACGTTAACCGGCGTGGTAGAGTTCGTTATTCATTACACAGTTTAATGGTAGAAAAACTTCCATTAAGTGAGGCTGCTCAGTTGGAGATGAAATCACTATGCAGTAAAACACCAGTTTCGATTCTTCAGGAATTACTTTCTCGTAGAGGCACAACACCAAAGTATGAACTAATACAAGTAGAGGGTGCCATACATGAGCCTATTTTTCGTTACCGTGTCACTGTTGCTGATATTGTTG ATCCAATTGTTTCAGCAATGGGTACTGGAAAATCAAAGAAGGAGGCCAAACATGCAGCTGCACGAGCTGTATTGGATAAGTTGTGTAGATTAAATAGCGAAACACCAGATTCTCCACTTCCAAATAATATACCAGA TTCAGAGAATCTACCAGAGTTACCTGGATATGGAGAAGAAAAAATAATCACAAATCCAATTGGTGCATTGCAAGAAATGTGTATGTCACGTCACTGGCCTCCGCCAAAATATACAATGGAAAACGAGGAGGGTCTGCCACATGAAAGACAGTTTACTATTGTTTGCtctattttaaaatatcgtGAGGTTGGTCaaggaaaaagtaaaaaagttGCAAAAAGGCATGCGGCTCATAAAATGTGGCGAGCTCTACATGATGTGAATTGTGAAAATCCTACTCTAGATGAAGATGAG AATACGTGTTTAAATGACGGTGATGTAAATTTGGTGCAATTTTTGCAAGAGATAGCTTCAGAGCAGCAATTCGAAGTAACTTATGTTGATATTGAAGAAAAGTCTATCAGTG gAAAATGCCAGTGCCTTGTGCAACTGTCTACATTACCAGTGGCAGTTTGCTATGGTTGTGGTGTTACTAGTAAAGATGCTCAAGCCAGTGCTGCTCAAAACGCTTTGGAATATCTGAAAATCATGACCAAAAAGTGA
- the LOC116425454 gene encoding protein Loquacious-like isoform X1: protein MEEIHQPQQVGPNVMACVVGVPNHSNNVNRRGRVRYSLHSLMVEKLPLSEAAQLEMKSLCSKTPVSILQELLSRRGTTPKYELIQVEGAIHEPIFRYRVTVADIVDPIVSAMGTGKSKKEAKHAAARAVLDKLCRLNSETPDSPLPNNIPDSENLPELPGYGEEKIITNPIGALQEMCMSRHWPPPKYTMENEEGLPHERQFTIVCSILKYREVGQGKSKKVAKRHAAHKMWRALHDVNCENPTLDEDEVLQRNANVSARYADLKGSKISTLTTIHSLKVSQFHKSLKSSTGVKLFELQNTCLNDGDVNLVQFLQEIASEQQFEVTYVDIEEKSISGKCQCLVQLSTLPVAVCYGCGVTSKDAQASAAQNALEYLKIMTKK, encoded by the exons ATGGAGGAAATACATCAACCACAACAGGTTGGGCCTAATGTAATGGCCTGTGTAGTTGGGGTTCCTAACCATTCAAATAACGTTAACCGGCGTGGTAGAGTTCGTTATTCATTACACAGTTTAATGGTAGAAAAACTTCCATTAAGTGAGGCTGCTCAGTTGGAGATGAAATCACTATGCAGTAAAACACCAGTTTCGATTCTTCAGGAATTACTTTCTCGTAGAGGCACAACACCAAAGTATGAACTAATACAAGTAGAGGGTGCCATACATGAGCCTATTTTTCGTTACCGTGTCACTGTTGCTGATATTGTTG ATCCAATTGTTTCAGCAATGGGTACTGGAAAATCAAAGAAGGAGGCCAAACATGCAGCTGCACGAGCTGTATTGGATAAGTTGTGTAGATTAAATAGCGAAACACCAGATTCTCCACTTCCAAATAATATACCAGA TTCAGAGAATCTACCAGAGTTACCTGGATATGGAGAAGAAAAAATAATCACAAATCCAATTGGTGCATTGCAAGAAATGTGTATGTCACGTCACTGGCCTCCGCCAAAATATACAATGGAAAACGAGGAGGGTCTGCCACATGAAAGACAGTTTACTATTGTTTGCtctattttaaaatatcgtGAGGTTGGTCaaggaaaaagtaaaaaagttGCAAAAAGGCATGCGGCTCATAAAATGTGGCGAGCTCTACATGATGTGAATTGTGAAAATCCTACTCTAGATGAAGATGAG GTTTTACAAAGAAATGCAAATGTGAGTGCCCGTTATGCAGATCTGAAAGGTAGCAAAATTTCAACGTTAACAACTATTCATAGCCTTAAAGTTTCACAATTTCATAAAAGTCTGAAGTCATCGACTGGTGTTAAACTATTTGAACTACAG AATACGTGTTTAAATGACGGTGATGTAAATTTGGTGCAATTTTTGCAAGAGATAGCTTCAGAGCAGCAATTCGAAGTAACTTATGTTGATATTGAAGAAAAGTCTATCAGTG gAAAATGCCAGTGCCTTGTGCAACTGTCTACATTACCAGTGGCAGTTTGCTATGGTTGTGGTGTTACTAGTAAAGATGCTCAAGCCAGTGCTGCTCAAAACGCTTTGGAATATCTGAAAATCATGACCAAAAAGTGA
- the LOC116425452 gene encoding uncharacterized protein LOC116425452, which yields MLPKNQNNNTDPKILSVNNQVPDKGKSGQKLDHVGNKNRLSKLSVRTVNTIVGNKDATLNTIATTSGVTIATSRINQPIKKNSGNNDNIKSNDQQLPKPSPIVTTNQSSSKFGSVRGVTTSCVSGTVPHENPPKSKDYSTKKFSSEIDSKMKNCQIQPDYKESSISNQDYKTRNSTAMNNLPSRFVNQASVPTLHRENHGTSSSAYHSRSTSQNDNTAFAVARKALEQQNPTSKMAPINFPPLRAPQSIVNVRHPFVTEARTKHNEISGSSSKSKLNMGSPLQSGVKDLDHSRQTFHSYGTSQIAGIPNVQSLSNVTANMSPYPRPESFPQPTVASVLFPDTSQFPQSPPFSTTQIGQLNQYQTYDPSSFATTPVNVNPVIPQFSAESSIPYPQYDNPPQFVQPNHYPTADIANSQYQYQAAGVGQLQDSPMFIQSLQSPIAVTDQYAAPSYARTVRTELIPRLRRPPRFNK from the coding sequence ATGCTGcccaaaaatcaaaataataatacagatcCCAAAATTTTATCAGTGAATAATCAAGTGCCAGACAAGGGTAAAAGTGGTCAAAAACTTGATCATGTAGGGAACAAAAATAGACTGTCTAAACTGTCTGTTAGAACAGTAAACACCATAGTAGGGAACAAAGATGCCACTCTGAACACAATCGCCACCACATCGGGTGTTACAATCGCTACGAGTAGGATAAATCAACCTATAAAGAAGAATAGTGGAAACAATgacaatataaaatcaaatgaccAACAGTTACCAAAACCCTCGCCAATAGTGACTACGAATCAATCCAGCTCTAAATTCGGTAGTGTAAGAGGTGTTACTACATCTTGTGTTAGTGGTACTGTTCCTCATGAAAATCCACCCAAGTCCAAAGATTATTCTACTAAAAAGTTTTCCAGTGAGATCGATTCGAAAATGAAGAACTGTCAGATACAACCCGATTACAAAGAATCGTCTATAAGTAATCAGGATTACAAAACGAGGAATAGCACGGCTATGAACAATTTACCATCAAGATTTGTGAATCAGGCATCTGTTCCAACATTGCACAGGGAGAACCACGGAACTTCCAGTAGCGCATATCATTCTCGATCGACCTCGCAGAACGATAATACGGCATTCGCCGTGGCTAGGAAAGCTTTGGAGCAACAGAATCCTACGTCGAAGATGGCTCCGATCAACTTCCCGCCATTACGTGCACCGCAAAGTATCGTGAACGTTCGTCACCCATTCGTAACAGAGGCAAGAACCAAACACAATGAGATAAGTGGGTCAAGCTCGAAGTCGAAATTAAATATGGGAAGTCCTCTGCAGAGTGGTGTCAAAGATCTCGACCACAGCAGACAAACGTTTCACAGTTACGGTACCTCACAGATTGCCGGAATACCGAATGTTCAAAGTTTGAGTAACGTTACGGCGAACATGTCGCCTTATCCAAGGCCGGAAAGCTTTCCTCAGCCAACTGTCGCGAGCGTATTGTTCCCCGACACATCGCAGTTCCCTCAGTCGCCACCCTTCAGCACTACACAAATTGGACAGCTAAATCAGTACCAGACTTACGATCCCAGCAGTTTTGCGACCACGCCGGTGAACGTAAATCCAGTAATTCCGCAGTTTTCCGCGGAGAGTTCGATCCCGTATCCGCAATACGATAATCCTCCTCAATTCGTGCAACCGAATCATTATCCGACCGCGGATATAGCGAATAGCCAGTACCAGTATCAGGCTGCTGGCGTTGGACAGCTGCAGGACTCACCGATGTTTATACAAAGCCTGCAAAGTCCGATCGCCGTAACGGATCAGTATGCTGCTCCGAGTTACGCCAGAACAGTCAGGACTGAACTGATACCACGATTGAGGAGGCCTCCGAGATTCAACAAGTAA
- the LOC116425454 gene encoding protein Loquacious-like isoform X4, with translation MEEIHQPQQVGPNVMACVVGVPNHSNNVNRRGRVRYSLHSLMVEKLPLSEAAQLEMKSLCSKTPVSILQELLSRRGTTPKYELIQVEGAIHEPIFRYRVTVADIVAMGTGKSKKEAKHAAARAVLDKLCRLNSETPDSPLPNNIPDSENLPELPGYGEEKIITNPIGALQEMCMSRHWPPPKYTMENEEGLPHERQFTIVCSILKYREVGQGKSKKVAKRHAAHKMWRALHDVNCENPTLDEDENTCLNDGDVNLVQFLQEIASEQQFEVTYVDIEEKSISGKCQCLVQLSTLPVAVCYGCGVTSKDAQASAAQNALEYLKIMTKK, from the exons ATGGAGGAAATACATCAACCACAACAGGTTGGGCCTAATGTAATGGCCTGTGTAGTTGGGGTTCCTAACCATTCAAATAACGTTAACCGGCGTGGTAGAGTTCGTTATTCATTACACAGTTTAATGGTAGAAAAACTTCCATTAAGTGAGGCTGCTCAGTTGGAGATGAAATCACTATGCAGTAAAACACCAGTTTCGATTCTTCAGGAATTACTTTCTCGTAGAGGCACAACACCAAAGTATGAACTAATACAAGTAGAGGGTGCCATACATGAGCCTATTTTTCGTTACCGTGTCACTGTTGCTGATATTGTTG CAATGGGTACTGGAAAATCAAAGAAGGAGGCCAAACATGCAGCTGCACGAGCTGTATTGGATAAGTTGTGTAGATTAAATAGCGAAACACCAGATTCTCCACTTCCAAATAATATACCAGA TTCAGAGAATCTACCAGAGTTACCTGGATATGGAGAAGAAAAAATAATCACAAATCCAATTGGTGCATTGCAAGAAATGTGTATGTCACGTCACTGGCCTCCGCCAAAATATACAATGGAAAACGAGGAGGGTCTGCCACATGAAAGACAGTTTACTATTGTTTGCtctattttaaaatatcgtGAGGTTGGTCaaggaaaaagtaaaaaagttGCAAAAAGGCATGCGGCTCATAAAATGTGGCGAGCTCTACATGATGTGAATTGTGAAAATCCTACTCTAGATGAAGATGAG AATACGTGTTTAAATGACGGTGATGTAAATTTGGTGCAATTTTTGCAAGAGATAGCTTCAGAGCAGCAATTCGAAGTAACTTATGTTGATATTGAAGAAAAGTCTATCAGTG gAAAATGCCAGTGCCTTGTGCAACTGTCTACATTACCAGTGGCAGTTTGCTATGGTTGTGGTGTTACTAGTAAAGATGCTCAAGCCAGTGCTGCTCAAAACGCTTTGGAATATCTGAAAATCATGACCAAAAAGTGA
- the Mthfs gene encoding methenyltetrahydrofolate synthetase → MSILKSNKHVLRKKVKLIIAQLNSEERDRQSRKVFEKLCSLPQFQQSRKVSVFLSTEYEINTLPILKHLFKTKKEVFVPTYKGKEMKMVKLFSMEEYENLVLTKWNIKQPKFDETRENALENGNLDLIILPGVAFTRDGKRLGHGMGYYDSFLNAYVKEQKKPYLIAVAFNEQIWDDIPISEKDVSVDLVLTEK, encoded by the exons ATGAGCATTCTAAAATCTAATAAACATGTTTTACGTAAAAAAGTGAAACTTATTATTGCACAACTTAATTCTGAGGAAAGAGATAGACAATCGAGAAAAGTATTTGAAAAG cTATGTTCTCTACCACAATTTCAACAAAGTAGAAAAGTTTCAGTATTTTTAAGTAcagaatatgaaattaatacattACCTATATTAAAGCAtctttttaaaacaaaaaaggaaGTATTTGTGCCTACATATAAAGGAAAGGAAATGAAAATGgtcaaattattttcaatggaaGAATACGAAAATTTGGTATTGACTAAATGGAATATTAAACAACCAAAATTTGATGAAACCAGGGAAAATGCTTTGGAAAAtg GTAATTTGGATTTAATAATCCTACCTGGTGTTGCATTTACTAGAGATG GGAAACGTTTAGGACATGGGATGGGTTACTATGACTCATTCTTGAATGCTTATGTAAAGGAACAAAAAAAACCATACTTAATTGCGGTGGCATTTAATGAACAAATATGGGATGACATACCTATTTCAGAAAAAGATGTATCTGTGGATCTTGTacttacagaaaaataa